GTTTCTTAATCTGATATGGGATTGAGAACAATGACGACCGAGAATTGGAGGAGAATTGACGAGCTTTAATGCTAGATTTGTGAGCAAATGGTAGCAGGGGAAAAAGAAGTAGCTTTGTTGGTAACCCCCTTTGATTTCTCTTTACACATTTCTATGAAAGGACGATGAAGCAAGTGCAAGTGAGAAGTGGCTCCTGGTGCCCACTCCCGCCTCCTTTTCTAAAccgcctctttttttttttttttttagatcctTCTAGCACTTTTTCTCGCTAATTCCCCATTTtgcctcttctttttttttttttttctttcttcctaGAATTATCACTTCTATTTGTTTTTGtttattatcaaaataaatttatttaatttacatatatacatatatatactttTCTATAGAATTCCATTATTATTGGAACAAGGGTATTACCATGTGTGGACTTGCAACCACAAGTGCTGCCCTCAAGGTCTCTTTAACAATTCTTTATCTTGCAACCATTGGTTTGTTGGCTATAATGAACAGCGTCCAACCATCCTAACTTGCTGAAAAGCAGGGAAATGCAACTAGATTATTTAACCAGCTTCATGGCCAGATTCACACAATGCTTTCCATCGGCAATCCTAACATTGATGATGTAAATGAAGCAATGGAGAAAGTCTTGGCTTTAGATAGAGCATACCCACTTCCTTTACGAGGTGTTATGCTTGAAAAATTCCCATCAAGTGTTGACCCTGCAATTTGTTGGCCACAGCAAAGGCGAAAACAAGCAAAAGGGTTTGGTAGGATGATAGATGGAAATGGCTGGAATAGAGAATTGAAAGATGAAATGAGACAGATTGATGGGATTTTAAGAACAAAGATAAAGCAGAGTACTTAAAATTGGGGGAAAAAGCCTTGAAAGTACACAAGATCTTGGCCATTTCTGGTCCTTTGTTGACGGGCCTAGGAGCTCTGGGAGCTGCTTTCATGGGTACTAATCCATGGGCTGTGACAGTGGGAGTTGCTTCTGGTGCTCTGGCAAGCATCGTGAATACAATGGAGCATGGTGGACAAGAAGGGATGGTGTTTGAGATGTATCGAAGCAACGCTGGTTTTTTTAAGCTTATGGAATAAACTATTGAATCTAATATAACAGAAGGAATGGTAGAAGGACGAGAAAATGGACAAGAGCTAGAAATGAAGGCGGCTTTATCGCTAGGAAGGAGCCTATCAGAGCTCAAGCATCTCGCAACGTCTTATTCAAGAAATGGAGAGGATATTGAAgagtatggaagtaaacttttcTAGTATCCTATCAGATTATCCATAATATTGATGATGTGAAATTTTTGTTATTGCATATAATCTAACATAAATTTTGTCTGTAATTACTCACTGTAATTCTGCACTAAGCACTATTATGTATTGTTCATATTCACAATATCAATAATTTAGCTAGTCTATTTAGATAAAAGGGCTCTTAATCTTCTAAAATGAAAGAAAACCTCTCCCTGCAATGGCTGCAAGTACATTATTCCAGAGCAAGTGAACCGGCTAATTAACAAAATGGCGAAGGCAGTGCGTTTAGAACaactaagattttttttttcatggttCTGCAAATGGGGTGCAGCTGAAGGTGGGCATGCGTTTAGTAATGGTTTTCCGCATAGTGCAGGATTACCAGAAAAGCTGTCTGCATCAAACCTACCTCAGACATCAGGAATTTGACCGATGAAATTGTTGTTAGAGACATTGAATTGCTGAAGATTGTCGAAATCAAATTCTGGTATTTCCCCAGCAAGCTGATTGTCCTGAACAAGGAAGGATACCAGGCCTGAAATTCTAGACACGGTAGAAATCACACCAGAGAAGTGATTGTTTGATATATCGAGCCTTTTCAAGTTACTTAATTGTGAAAGAGTGTCAGGAATGACACCCCCAAATTTGTTCTTTCTTATATACAAGCGAGTTAGGCTTGTGCAATTTCCAATCTCTTCTGGTATAATGCCAATAATGTTGTTTGATATGAGGCTCAAGACTGAAAGAGACTTCACCATGCATAAAGAAGAAGCATCAAGAGTTCCAGTGAAATTGTACTCATCACGAACTATCTTCTTAATGGTTTGCGACACACCCACCCATTCAGCGTTGCAGGGATCTGAAGTCAAGTTCCAGCCCCAGTTCTGGTTATTTTGGCCATTTCCTGGTGAAAGTTTGGCCATGAACTGCACTAGCGCCTGCTTCACATTTTCTTCTACTGAATTTGACATGGGAAAGATAAATAGAAAGATGAAAATGAGGAGCACCCTGGAAGGAATTTGATCCATCTTTAGCTATATAAACTGAATTCTGTGGCATAGCAGTATAATCTGGTATCATTTTTATAGGGTGAGTTTTATTTTTTGGTTGTTGATTGACTGAACTTACTAGGAGATTTTTTGTAATATTGTGGATGTGCTTGCCTGAGAGGACTTGACCAAAAATTAATAAGCCAAGAAAGACTCAAACGACAATTTCAAATAAGGGGCCAGCAGCCTGAATTACTACTCTATATTGCATTTGAGCTTCAGTTGTTTCTCAATTTTAAATATatctttttttttacataataaataaaaaataaaatgattaatGGAATACCCAACATGTGAAATCCAATCCATAAAATCTTCCTCACCAAGAATcctcttaattattttttattaatacaaagggttaacaaataaaaatatattttataaccgTAAATAATATATAGGATAGGATTTAATTAACTGTATAGTTACTAACAAGTTAATATCAGGCTACAACCACTTAATTTGATTCATTCGGAGTTATAGAAGAATGAGATGCTCATGTCTCTATCATGCTACTTTCCAGTTCATTCAGCACTAGTCCTAACCCTTTTAATTTGGTTTATCTTGTGCTTTGCTATATGACTCACATATTCTTAGGGTTGTGCAGTTTTCGGTGTGAACCGAAAAACCGAACTAAATCGAGTCATTTCAGTtcaatcggttcgattttttAGTTTTAccggttcggtttggtttgaaAATTTGAATATATTCGattttcagttcggttcggttttttatTGATTAAAACCAATAAAACCGATTAAATCGAATAGTAAAATGGCCCAAATAATTTTTCAGCGCAAGATGTATAAGCCTCAAGGCCCAAGATGCATAACCCagcccaaaaaaataaaaattctaatatttTTGGTTTAATGCAACGGAACCAAACAGAATCGAACCGATATTTTTCGGTTTGGTTCAGTTCGGTTCTTCTTAGATGATTGATTCGATTCGGTTTATATTTTTAAGcgattcgatttttcaatttttggtatTCAGTTCAGTTCGAAACCGAACCGACTGAATGCTCTCCCCTACATGTTCTGCTTTTGTTTTGGCTTCGGGAGCTTGCTACTTCTGGACAGGGAATTTGACTCCAATTTAGTGTTTCCCCTCTGCACTTCATTCTCTCCTTTTTGCAGCTTCCCTTAGGTTGATTCATTTCCCCTTTAGCTGGTTGTTAGTAGAATGCTTTGTCCTTGTTGGCTATCGATGGTGTTGATTTCGGGTTAATCCGTTTAGTCCTAATTAGTCCTAGGACTCCATGATATTTGGGTTTTAGGCCCTTTATTGTTTGGCCTTTAGTGGAAGTTCTATGATAAATTATGTTTATTAGGTTTGTGGGCCTATAAGAAGAAAGCTCCGTAAAAGCAACAAGAAAAATTGTCCAAATATTTGCTGGTAAAACTTATTTGAGTCGTGTTATAAATGCCACATCTGCTACATCTAATCATGATAAATATCCACAACTCTCTCAATTCccataatattaattttgaattgaGATTAAGTATTTTCTAATATTACCCCCACCAGCCTTAATTATTTGCCCACCTAAAATTGAAAGATATTCTGCATTTTTTTTCCATATTTCTTTATAAAATATGGAAGTAACATGCAGGCAAAAGATGATTAGCTTTTTAGCTTTCTATTGGCCGCTAATGAAGGATCTGGATAATCACCTACCAGTAATATCATAGTGATAATGCAGCTAGGACTAGAAGAAAATCTTTCCAAAATGGGCACTGTTGCCTCGTTAGTTCATCTGCCTTCATCAGCATTATGGCCAGCAGAACCAACCAAAAGAACAGATATTTTGTTTTTGTAATTAATCCTGCGGGTTCAGATCTACAATTGGTGACTGCTGCTATCCATATCCTGTGGTTGAGAACCACTATTCCCTTTTGtcccatatttttttttttatttggttgatattaaaatttgatttcgaTACTCAACAGTGTTAATTCAATCAATAAGGATGAGAGTTTCCTTTTCTTATCAGCCAGAGTTGGACTCCATTGCAGAGTATTCCACAATTATTATCCTAAATTTACCACAGTTtataaactataatttaaattaattaatgatataattaaattaagaaaGAAGTCAATATGAGAGGGGGGCTACTTTTTCCAGTTTCCTCCGGAGGCTGCTAGATTCAGTAAATATGAAAAGTAGAAGCCCTTGATTGCAAAtaaaccaaaaaaataaaaaggaaagggCTCTTTTAGAAATAAACAAAAACTTTCAAAGCAGAGTCATCACACGAGTGACGAGAAAAGGAAGCCCTCtctttcatttgatcattttattgaaAATCCTCTTCTCCTTCTCTTCATTTCTTTgatctcttcaattttctctgcTCTCCACTTCTATTGCTGTAACCCCATGTTAgctcatatcctccaaaatcgtTTACTTTGAAATCTTAGCTCTCCATCTCTCTCGTACGGAGTAcaaaaaaggacaaagaaatgatTCAGCTACTGTTTACACTGATATTCTCTGAGATGGCATTGATAATGGTGCTTGTGTTCAAGACCCCGTTAAGAAAGTTAGTGTTGATGAGTCTGGATCGGGTCAAGCGAGGTCACGGCCCAATCGTGGTAAAGACGGTGGCAGGAACGGTTTTTGTGGTGTTGATGTCAAGTGTGTACAGCATAATGAAGATACAGAAGCGTTGGATCGATGAGGGTGCTGTCAATCCAACGGACCAGGTTCTCATGGCCAAGCACCTTCTTGAGGCCACTCTCATGGGTAATTACTAGTTTTATGCTTTGTTTATGTTTCATGAAGTTTGTGAGTTTTTTGGGCTTACTGTGTGAAGAGTTCGGATTGGAAAGTCATTGGCTTTGCTGTGTTTGGAATACAAAATGTGATTGAATTGGGTGTCAAATATCTTGATTTATTAACTTCTCAGATTGATCACTGATGATATCACTGTTCCATCCATGATATGAttattggttttgagcaattcATTTATCATGTATAATTGAGCATATTCTGGTTTCAGCTGTATATTTCATATGTGATTGAGCATGTTATAGATCTATTTTCTCCctcaagtgaaattagttttatgTGTATTCTAAGTTaggtaaattttttaaaaaattcaaaaaggaGAAGTTTTTTGTTTACTGCCATCTATATTCCATTATCTTGGAAGATCACAAAAATTTGACATCGGACATCTGTCAAGCTCTTAGTGTTTGGATGAAATAGTAATTTAAATTGCATAATTGTGGTTGACAGAGCCTGAAGGTTGTGATCTCTCAAATCACACCAAGGACGTAGGACCTCTTCAATTGTGATTGGAAGAGTATCAATCACCTGGTTGCATCTTTCTTTATTTGCAGTTTTAAGTTTTCTTTCCCCTGTTATTTGTGAACTTTGCTACTGTTTGTATTCATTCGAGTATGACACTATGACTGTTACATTTGTTAAAATGCTTGTAATATTTTTGTTGCTCTCTCTCTTTCTCATTCTTGATAACAATTTTCTGGGCAATGACAATGCATCATATCTCTGCTAGTGAAGAGTTTTTGTTTTTCCCTAATCTGTTGTACTTCTTGTTCCTGTCTATCCTGGGACGTTGTTAGAGTTTGATGCATAAAGGTTAAACTTTTCAAAGTTCACCGTTTTTTGTTGATCTTATTGGCCTTTGGACCTGTATAAATCTGGACTTTGCAACCTGCAGGATCCTCTCTCTTCCTTGCACTATCGATGGACAGACTGCACCATTATATCCAAGAACTCCGTATACGGCGGAAGAGCATGGATGCTGCGAAGAAACAAAATCGAGTTATTGAGGATGGAAAAGTTGAGGAGAGCAAAGTCCTGGAAAAAGAGATGACCACAGAACTAGCAAAACTTAAGCAACTAGAATCAGAACTGGAGGTGAAAACAAAAGAGGTTCATGCTTCAGAAGCTAATGCAGCAGCTCTGAGGAAGCAATCTGAAGGATTCCTTCTGGAGTA
The sequence above is a segment of the Hevea brasiliensis isolate MT/VB/25A 57/8 chromosome 11, ASM3005281v1, whole genome shotgun sequence genome. Coding sequences within it:
- the LOC110655996 gene encoding uncharacterized protein LOC110655996; the encoded protein is MIQLLFTLIFSEMALIMVLVFKTPLRKLVLMSLDRVKRGHGPIVVKTVAGTVFVVLMSSVYSIMKIQKRWIDEGAVNPTDQVLMAKHLLEATLMGSSLFLALSMDRLHHYIQELRIRRKSMDAAKKQNRVIEDGKVEESKVLEKEMTTELAKLKQLESELEVKTKEVHASEANAAALRKQSEGFLLEYDRLLEENQNLRNQLQSLDLRLSHSSTKKNT